The Microlunatus antarcticus genome window below encodes:
- a CDS encoding GNAT family N-acetyltransferase, with protein sequence MSADVQTVRADDRSRYEGRVDGELVTVLAFVRRGDVLDLTHTATEPAFRNRGLAGAVTAAALDDVRQRGEKVHPSCPFAVAFLDDHPEYADLRV encoded by the coding sequence ATGAGCGCCGACGTCCAGACGGTCCGCGCCGATGACCGCTCCCGCTACGAGGGGCGCGTCGACGGCGAGCTCGTCACCGTGCTCGCCTTCGTCCGCCGCGGCGACGTCCTCGACCTCACCCACACCGCCACCGAGCCCGCGTTCCGCAACCGGGGCCTGGCGGGCGCCGTCACGGCGGCGGCGCTCGACGACGTCCGGCAGCGCGGCGAGAAGGTGCACCCGTCCTGCCCCTTCGCGGTCGCGTTCCTGGACGACCACCCGGAGTACGCCGACCTGCGCGTCTGA
- a CDS encoding methyltransferase domain-containing protein — protein MPTWDAQAYAAFTDERARPFVDLTARIGAASPRTVVDLGCGSGALTAGLAERWPTAHVTGVDSSPAMIEAAEPYAGPRVSFVQADLVGWRPAEPVDVLVSNAALQWVPDHRALLPALVDALAPDGWLAFQVPGNFDAPSHQALRAAAAGPAYVAHTSEVVRPAVAEPADYLAELTRLGCRVDAWETTYLHVLQGPDPVLHWLEGTGARPYLDVLPETLRPSFTEALRQRLAQAYPAQPWGTVLPFRRLFVVAQRQAG, from the coding sequence GTGCCCACCTGGGACGCTCAGGCCTACGCGGCCTTCACCGACGAGCGGGCCCGCCCGTTCGTCGACCTGACGGCCCGGATCGGGGCCGCGTCGCCGAGGACGGTGGTCGACCTCGGCTGCGGGTCCGGCGCGCTCACGGCGGGCCTCGCGGAACGCTGGCCAACCGCGCACGTCACCGGCGTGGACTCCTCGCCCGCCATGATCGAGGCCGCCGAGCCGTACGCCGGGCCGCGCGTCTCCTTCGTCCAGGCCGACCTCGTCGGCTGGCGCCCGGCAGAGCCCGTCGACGTCCTCGTCAGCAACGCCGCCCTGCAGTGGGTGCCCGACCACCGCGCCCTGCTGCCAGCCCTGGTCGACGCCCTCGCCCCCGACGGGTGGCTGGCCTTCCAGGTCCCCGGGAACTTCGACGCCCCCAGCCACCAGGCCCTGCGGGCGGCCGCGGCCGGACCGGCGTACGTCGCGCACACCAGCGAGGTCGTCCGGCCAGCGGTCGCCGAGCCGGCCGACTACCTCGCCGAGCTGACCCGCCTGGGGTGCCGGGTCGACGCGTGGGAGACGACCTACCTGCACGTGCTGCAGGGGCCGGACCCCGTCCTGCACTGGCTCGAGGGGACCGGGGCGCGCCCCTACCTCGACGTGCTGCCCGAGACGTTGCGGCCGTCCTTCACCGAGGCGCTGCGGCAACGGCTGGCCCAGGCCTACCCCGCGCAGCCGTGGGGCACGGTGCTGCCGTTCCGGCGCCTCTTCGTCGTCGCCCAGCGGCAGGCGGGGTGA
- the rplS gene encoding 50S ribosomal protein L19, which translates to MSRLIDELDRASLRDDVPTFRPGDSVKVHVKVVEGNRSRIQVFAGIVISRAGDGLRESFTVRKVSFGVGVERTFPVHSPIIDKIEIDRRGDVRRAKLYYLRGLRGKAAKIKEKRDR; encoded by the coding sequence CGCCTCGCTGCGCGACGACGTCCCCACCTTCCGCCCCGGCGACTCCGTCAAGGTGCACGTGAAGGTCGTGGAGGGCAACCGCTCCCGCATCCAGGTCTTCGCGGGCATCGTCATCTCCCGCGCGGGTGACGGCCTGCGCGAGTCGTTCACGGTCCGCAAGGTCAGCTTCGGCGTCGGCGTCGAGCGCACGTTCCCGGTGCACTCCCCGATCATCGACAAGATCGAGATCGACCGTCGCGGCGACGTGCGGCGCGCCAAGCTCTACTACCTCCGCGGTCTGCGCGGCAAGGCTGCCAAGATCAAGGAGAAGCGCGACCGCTGA
- a CDS encoding ribonuclease HII: protein MSTTVPTAPEVPAPGSIRLRRDSGLYGYERALHRAGLDPVAGADEAGRGACAGPLVAGAVILGESKARRIEGLRDSKLLTPLARDRLYDEITRKALSWSVVAVPPEECDRLGMHVANLAALRRALLRLDLPPTYVLTDGFSVDGLGVPGLAVWKGDRVAACVAAASIVAKVTRDRIMAAEHLVYPEYAFDVHKGYCTPLHQERLDAYGPSPTHRRRFVNVRRATKVVGAGAPEHGGAHEQDEHVEQGEVRAS, encoded by the coding sequence TTGAGCACGACGGTCCCCACGGCCCCGGAGGTCCCGGCTCCGGGGAGCATCCGGTTGCGCCGGGACAGCGGGCTGTACGGCTACGAGCGCGCGCTGCACCGGGCCGGGCTCGACCCGGTCGCCGGTGCCGACGAGGCCGGGCGTGGTGCCTGCGCGGGCCCCCTGGTGGCGGGCGCGGTCATCCTCGGCGAGTCGAAGGCGCGCCGCATCGAGGGTCTGCGCGACTCCAAGCTGCTGACCCCGCTCGCCCGGGATCGCCTCTACGACGAGATCACCCGCAAGGCGCTTTCCTGGTCGGTGGTCGCCGTGCCGCCCGAGGAGTGCGACCGGCTCGGCATGCACGTCGCCAACCTGGCCGCGCTGCGGCGCGCGCTGCTGCGCCTCGACCTGCCGCCCACCTACGTGCTCACCGACGGCTTCAGCGTGGACGGGCTCGGCGTCCCGGGCCTGGCCGTCTGGAAGGGCGATCGGGTGGCGGCCTGCGTCGCCGCCGCCTCGATCGTCGCCAAGGTCACGCGGGACCGCATCATGGCCGCCGAGCACCTCGTCTACCCGGAGTACGCGTTCGACGTCCACAAGGGCTACTGCACCCCGCTGCACCAGGAGCGGCTCGACGCGTACGGGCCGTCGCCCACGCACCGACGCCGGTTCGTCAACGTGCGTCGGGCCACTAAGGTCGTCGGAGCCGGGGCGCCGGAGCATGGTGGGGCGCACGAGCAGGACGAGCACGTCGAGCAGGGAGAAGTCAGGGCGTCATGA
- a CDS encoding DUF2469 domain-containing protein encodes MSAEDLEQYESELELQLYREYKDVVGIFTYAVETERRFYLCNAVDLKVRTEGGDVYYEVSMGDAWVWDMYRPARFVKSAKVLTFRDVSIEEIAHSDLQVPKSVTEG; translated from the coding sequence ATGAGCGCGGAAGACCTCGAGCAGTACGAGAGCGAGCTGGAGCTCCAGCTCTACCGCGAGTACAAGGACGTCGTCGGCATCTTCACCTACGCCGTGGAGACCGAGCGGCGCTTCTACCTCTGCAACGCCGTCGACCTCAAGGTCCGCACCGAGGGCGGCGACGTCTACTACGAGGTCTCCATGGGCGACGCCTGGGTGTGGGACATGTACCGCCCGGCCCGCTTCGTCAAGAGCGCCAAGGTCCTGACGTTCCGCGACGTCTCCATCGAGGAGATCGCCCACTCCGACCTCCAGGTCCCCAAGAGCGTCACCGAGGGCTGA
- the dprA gene encoding DNA-processing protein DprA, which translates to MSTAGADSLDRTARLALGCVTDAGDPEVAALVERLGAEEAWAAVRAGALGQLTTDRAVALDLDERRAAAAEAGGRFVTPGDEEWPERLDDLAGLEPVQRRGGVPLGLWLRGPGHLVELVERSVAVVGSRAATAYGNGVAADFSADLTEAGFTVVSGGAFGIDAAAHRGALAVGGASVGVVANGVDVAYPPGNARIFETLAARHLVVSELPPGSHPTRVRFLARNRLIAALSSGTVVVEAALRSGARNTAGWASALSRPLMAVPGPVHSAASVGPHLMVRSGQAVLVTRAAEVLELVSAAGQHLLPYEQGPERRTDELDPTRLGVFEALSARRWRTPGEVATAAGVRVPVCLAALSELESLGLATGDARGWRATPVPGR; encoded by the coding sequence GTGAGCACGGCGGGAGCGGACTCCCTCGACCGGACGGCACGGCTGGCGCTCGGGTGCGTCACCGACGCCGGCGACCCCGAGGTCGCCGCGCTGGTCGAGCGGCTCGGGGCCGAGGAGGCCTGGGCGGCCGTCCGCGCGGGCGCCCTGGGGCAGTTGACGACGGACCGCGCCGTGGCCCTGGACCTCGACGAGCGACGGGCCGCGGCGGCGGAGGCCGGGGGGCGGTTCGTCACGCCCGGGGACGAGGAGTGGCCGGAGCGTCTCGACGACCTCGCCGGGCTCGAGCCGGTGCAGCGTCGCGGCGGGGTCCCGCTCGGTCTGTGGTTGCGCGGACCGGGTCACCTGGTCGAGCTCGTGGAACGATCCGTGGCGGTCGTCGGCTCGCGGGCGGCCACGGCGTACGGGAACGGCGTGGCCGCGGACTTCTCGGCCGACCTGACGGAGGCTGGGTTCACCGTGGTCTCGGGCGGCGCGTTCGGCATCGACGCGGCTGCGCACCGCGGTGCTCTCGCGGTCGGTGGCGCGAGCGTCGGGGTGGTGGCGAACGGCGTCGACGTGGCCTACCCGCCCGGCAACGCCCGGATCTTCGAGACGCTCGCGGCGCGGCACCTCGTGGTGTCCGAGCTGCCGCCCGGTTCGCACCCGACGCGGGTGCGGTTCCTGGCCCGTAACCGGCTGATCGCCGCGCTGAGCAGCGGGACGGTGGTGGTCGAGGCCGCGCTGCGGTCCGGCGCGCGGAACACGGCCGGCTGGGCGTCGGCGCTCAGCCGGCCGCTGATGGCCGTGCCCGGCCCGGTCCACTCGGCGGCGTCGGTCGGGCCGCACCTGATGGTGCGGAGCGGTCAGGCGGTCCTGGTGACGCGCGCCGCCGAGGTGCTCGAGCTGGTCTCGGCCGCCGGTCAGCACCTGCTCCCGTACGAGCAGGGGCCCGAACGGCGCACGGACGAGCTCGACCCGACCCGGCTGGGCGTCTTCGAGGCGCTCTCCGCACGGCGGTGGCGTACGCCCGGAGAGGTGGCGACGGCCGCCGGTGTCCGGGTGCCCGTCTGCCTGGCCGCGCTGTCCGAGCTGGAGTCCCTCGGCCTCGCCACCGGCGACGCCCGCGGCTGGCGGGCGACGCCCGTGCCGGGGAGGTGA
- a CDS encoding YraN family protein, producing the protein MKADKQAIGRRGEDLAVAELQRQGMEVLARNWRCGRLGEVDVVALDRSAGVPTVVVCEVKCRSGLGFGHPLEAITWAKLRTLRQLAVEWVRDHPTGPVRVRIDAIGVVLLAGQDPQLTHARGVG; encoded by the coding sequence ATGAAGGCGGACAAGCAGGCGATCGGGCGGCGCGGGGAGGATCTCGCGGTCGCCGAGCTGCAGCGGCAGGGGATGGAGGTCCTCGCCCGCAACTGGCGTTGCGGGCGGCTGGGCGAGGTGGACGTGGTGGCGCTGGACCGGTCGGCCGGGGTGCCGACGGTCGTGGTGTGCGAGGTGAAGTGCCGTTCGGGCCTGGGCTTCGGCCACCCGCTCGAGGCCATCACCTGGGCCAAGCTGCGGACGTTGCGGCAGCTGGCCGTCGAGTGGGTGCGTGACCACCCGACCGGGCCGGTCCGCGTGCGGATCGACGCCATCGGTGTGGTGCTGCTGGCCGGGCAGGACCCGCAGCTGACCCACGCGCGTGGGGTGGGCTGA
- a CDS encoding YifB family Mg chelatase-like AAA ATPase has product MLASTWSVALVGVEGRMVQVEADIGGGLPKTVLIGLPDAALYQSRDRCKAAVSNSGHTWPVALLTINLSPAALPKTGSHYDLAIAAAVLAASGIVPLEALSRTALLGELGLDGRLRPVPGVLPATLAAARAGFTRVIVPLRQAPEASLVDGVDVLGFASLSQLVAELRGDPVPLVDPVELTVTTSPDDRAGVLDLADVVGQEEAKWALEVAAAGRHHMFLHGPPGAGKTMLASRLPGLLPDLEPADALEVSAVHSLAGFDLSGGLMTRPPYVDPHHSASVASIVGGGPRIARPGAISRAHRGVLFLDEAPEFAPQVLDALRTPLEAGTVSIARSELNTRFPAAFQLVLAANPCPCGMAATPGAECRCPPTSVRRYADKISGPVRDRVDIAQAFLPLRRSHLKAAGSDSEPSARVAERVVEARGRQQNRLRGTPWRTNGEVPGPYLRRGLPPPHGAQLAWDALDRGRLSARGVDKVFRLAWSVADLAGRDRPSRDDTALALAMRRGEQPGTLTREVG; this is encoded by the coding sequence ATGCTCGCGAGCACGTGGTCGGTCGCGCTGGTCGGCGTCGAGGGACGGATGGTGCAGGTCGAGGCGGACATCGGCGGTGGTCTCCCGAAGACGGTCCTCATCGGGCTGCCCGACGCGGCGCTCTACCAGTCCCGTGACCGGTGCAAGGCGGCGGTCTCCAACTCGGGGCACACCTGGCCGGTGGCCCTGCTGACGATCAACCTGTCCCCGGCTGCGCTGCCGAAGACGGGCAGCCACTACGACTTGGCCATCGCCGCCGCGGTGCTCGCCGCGTCGGGGATCGTGCCGCTCGAGGCGCTCTCACGTACGGCGCTGCTCGGGGAGCTCGGTCTGGACGGGCGGCTGCGGCCGGTACCGGGTGTCCTCCCGGCGACGCTCGCGGCGGCTCGGGCCGGCTTCACCCGGGTGATCGTGCCCCTGCGTCAGGCGCCGGAGGCGAGCCTGGTCGACGGCGTCGACGTCCTCGGCTTCGCCTCGCTCAGCCAGCTGGTCGCCGAGCTGCGGGGCGACCCCGTGCCGCTCGTCGACCCCGTGGAGCTGACCGTGACGACGTCGCCCGACGACCGTGCGGGCGTCCTCGACCTGGCCGACGTGGTCGGTCAGGAGGAGGCCAAGTGGGCGCTGGAGGTCGCCGCAGCGGGCCGTCACCACATGTTCCTGCACGGGCCACCGGGCGCGGGCAAGACGATGCTCGCGTCACGCCTGCCCGGGCTGCTGCCGGACCTGGAGCCGGCCGACGCGCTGGAGGTGTCGGCGGTGCACTCGCTCGCCGGCTTCGACCTGTCCGGCGGGCTCATGACGCGTCCGCCGTACGTCGACCCGCACCACTCGGCGAGCGTGGCCAGCATCGTCGGGGGAGGGCCGCGCATCGCCCGGCCCGGGGCGATCTCGCGCGCGCACCGTGGCGTGCTCTTCCTGGACGAGGCGCCCGAGTTCGCGCCGCAGGTGCTCGACGCGCTGCGCACGCCGCTGGAGGCGGGGACGGTGAGCATCGCGCGCAGCGAGCTGAACACCCGGTTCCCGGCCGCGTTCCAGCTGGTCCTCGCGGCCAACCCGTGCCCGTGCGGGATGGCCGCGACGCCGGGTGCGGAGTGCCGGTGCCCGCCGACGTCGGTGCGGCGCTACGCCGACAAGATCAGCGGGCCTGTGCGGGATCGGGTGGACATCGCCCAAGCGTTCCTGCCGCTGCGGCGTTCGCACCTCAAGGCGGCCGGCTCGGACAGTGAGCCCTCGGCGCGCGTCGCCGAGCGCGTCGTCGAGGCGCGGGGCCGGCAGCAGAACCGGCTCCGGGGGACGCCCTGGCGGACGAACGGGGAGGTCCCGGGGCCGTACCTGCGCCGGGGGCTGCCGCCTCCTCACGGGGCTCAGCTGGCGTGGGACGCGCTCGACCGGGGACGGCTCAGCGCGCGGGGCGTGGACAAGGTGTTCCGGCTGGCGTGGTCCGTCGCCGACCTGGCGGGCCGCGACCGGCCCAGCCGCGACGACACCGCCCTGGCTCTCGCCATGCGCCGCGGCGAGCAGCCCGGCACCCTCACGCGGGAGGTCGGGTGA
- a CDS encoding penicillin-binding transpeptidase domain-containing protein has protein sequence MRARAGLLVLALVTAGCSSGPTPSPPPDTDGARQVATQLAAALEKKDLTSVTFAGSTGAQADALFQPLVRGMGPVSPQVEVTDVTTTQATLAYRWTFPGVPQPWTYDATVGLERQAGAWRPTWAPTLLQPGLDGSHRLSQHRLYPERGEVLGADGDAIVRSRSVVRIGIDKANLAAGRQKASATRLAKLVDIDAETYARLVARAGAQAFVPAIVYRAKDSDRPANREVFAIPGALPIQDDAMLAPSRDFAAALLGRVGPATAEIVKASDGAVTDGDEVGLSGLQKRYDEQLRGTPGVVVELVASSDASPGASPAAPTPSDTPSSPDPSDPPKATTAYEVKAVEGKPLETTLNVGLQQLAEKSVGRSSSGASLVAVRPSTGEVLAAANNDDSDGQAVATAGQVQPGSTFKVVSALALLRAGLEPGSRVECPRTIRVGGRTYENYDDYPGAYLGRIDLRTAFAQSCNTAFIGQRGKLGASDLAAAAGSLGVGTDFDVGFPAYFGSVPTGGNDNARAEAVFGQGKDQVSPLSMALVAASVEAGRTVLPTLLEGQRPTSTAAPLTRAEAAELKQLMRGVVTQGSGRRLLGLDGPDVIAKTGTAEYGGRTPPKTHAWMIAAQGDLAVAVYVQDGESGSGSAGPLLEAFLRAAR, from the coding sequence ATGCGTGCCAGAGCAGGGTTGCTCGTGCTGGCGCTGGTCACGGCCGGCTGCAGCAGTGGTCCGACGCCGTCGCCGCCCCCGGACACCGACGGGGCCCGTCAGGTGGCCACCCAACTCGCCGCCGCCCTGGAGAAGAAGGACCTCACGTCGGTCACCTTCGCCGGCTCGACCGGCGCCCAGGCGGACGCCCTCTTCCAACCCCTCGTCCGCGGCATGGGACCCGTGAGCCCCCAGGTCGAGGTCACCGACGTGACCACGACCCAGGCCACGCTCGCCTACCGCTGGACGTTTCCGGGCGTGCCGCAGCCCTGGACATACGACGCGACGGTCGGTCTCGAGCGCCAGGCCGGCGCGTGGCGTCCGACCTGGGCGCCGACCCTCCTGCAGCCGGGGCTGGACGGCTCGCACCGGCTCTCGCAGCACCGGCTCTACCCCGAGCGCGGCGAGGTGCTCGGCGCGGACGGCGACGCGATCGTGCGCAGCCGCTCGGTGGTGCGGATCGGGATCGACAAGGCCAACCTCGCGGCTGGGCGCCAGAAGGCCTCCGCGACCCGGCTCGCGAAGCTCGTCGACATCGACGCCGAGACGTACGCCCGCCTGGTCGCCCGGGCCGGGGCCCAGGCCTTCGTGCCGGCGATCGTCTACCGCGCGAAAGACTCTGACCGACCGGCCAATCGCGAGGTCTTCGCCATCCCCGGTGCGCTGCCGATCCAGGACGACGCGATGCTCGCCCCGTCGCGCGACTTCGCCGCCGCGCTCCTCGGCCGGGTCGGTCCGGCCACCGCCGAGATCGTGAAGGCCTCGGACGGCGCGGTCACCGACGGCGACGAGGTCGGCCTGAGCGGGCTGCAGAAGCGCTACGACGAGCAGCTGCGCGGCACGCCGGGCGTGGTCGTCGAGCTGGTCGCGAGCAGCGACGCCTCCCCCGGCGCGAGCCCCGCGGCCCCCACGCCCAGCGACACCCCGTCGTCCCCGGACCCGTCGGACCCGCCGAAGGCCACCACCGCGTACGAGGTCAAGGCCGTCGAGGGCAAGCCGCTCGAGACGACGCTGAACGTCGGGCTGCAGCAGCTCGCGGAGAAGTCGGTCGGCCGGAGCTCCAGCGGCGCCTCGCTCGTCGCGGTCCGACCCTCGACCGGCGAGGTGCTCGCGGCGGCCAACAACGACGACAGCGACGGCCAGGCGGTCGCGACGGCCGGGCAGGTCCAGCCCGGGTCCACGTTCAAGGTCGTCTCGGCCCTCGCCCTCCTCCGCGCGGGGCTCGAGCCCGGGTCCCGGGTCGAGTGCCCGCGCACCATCAGGGTGGGCGGGCGCACGTACGAGAACTACGACGACTACCCCGGCGCCTACCTGGGACGCATCGACCTGAGGACCGCCTTCGCGCAGTCGTGCAACACCGCCTTCATCGGGCAGCGCGGCAAGCTCGGTGCCTCCGACCTCGCGGCCGCAGCGGGCTCGCTGGGCGTTGGGACCGACTTCGACGTCGGCTTCCCGGCCTACTTCGGCTCCGTCCCGACCGGCGGCAACGACAACGCCCGGGCCGAGGCCGTGTTTGGCCAGGGCAAGGACCAGGTCTCCCCGCTCTCCATGGCGCTGGTCGCGGCGAGCGTCGAGGCCGGCCGCACGGTGCTGCCGACCCTCCTCGAGGGCCAGCGGCCGACGTCGACGGCCGCCCCTCTCACCAGGGCGGAGGCGGCCGAGCTGAAGCAGCTCATGCGCGGCGTGGTGACGCAGGGCAGCGGGCGTCGCCTGCTCGGTCTCGACGGCCCGGACGTCATCGCCAAGACCGGGACCGCCGAGTACGGCGGCAGGACGCCCCCGAAGACGCACGCCTGGATGATCGCCGCGCAGGGCGACCTGGCGGTGGCCGTCTACGTGCAGGACGGCGAGTCCGGATCCGGTTCGGCCGGTCCGCTGCTCGAGGCGTTCCTGCGCGCAGCCCGCTGA
- the lepB gene encoding signal peptidase I produces MASEELTVERPVGRRPNAGLAFLRELVFVVVGAIIVSSLLRAFVGQMFIIPSQSMESTLLVGDRVVVQKITDFHRGDVVVFKDPADWLGDEPTEDPTFGDRVLEFIGVPTASSPGHLIKRVIGMPGDTVVCCDDSGRLTVNGTALDETSYLYTSPSGEQVAPSDVEFTVVVPRDHIFVMGDHRDLSADSRCHLSDVSTQGRGQTAFVPVSDVVGPAFAIASPFDRAKRLRMPATFADVPAPTKAAPERGEIKPAGVSC; encoded by the coding sequence ATGGCGAGCGAAGAGCTGACGGTGGAGCGACCGGTCGGACGGCGGCCGAACGCGGGACTGGCGTTCCTGCGGGAGCTGGTGTTCGTCGTCGTCGGCGCGATCATCGTCAGCTCGCTGCTGCGGGCGTTCGTCGGGCAGATGTTCATCATCCCGTCCCAGTCGATGGAGAGCACGCTGCTCGTCGGCGACCGGGTCGTGGTGCAGAAGATCACCGACTTCCACCGCGGCGACGTCGTCGTGTTCAAGGACCCGGCCGACTGGCTGGGCGACGAGCCGACCGAGGACCCGACCTTCGGGGACCGGGTCCTCGAGTTCATCGGGGTGCCGACGGCGAGCTCTCCGGGCCACCTCATCAAGCGCGTGATCGGGATGCCCGGCGACACGGTCGTCTGCTGCGACGACAGCGGCCGGCTCACCGTGAACGGCACGGCGCTGGACGAGACCTCGTACCTCTACACGAGCCCGTCGGGGGAGCAGGTCGCCCCGTCGGACGTCGAGTTCACCGTGGTCGTCCCGCGCGACCACATCTTCGTGATGGGTGACCACCGCGACCTCAGCGCCGACTCGCGCTGCCACCTCTCGGACGTCTCGACCCAGGGGCGCGGGCAGACCGCCTTCGTCCCGGTCTCCGACGTGGTGGGACCGGCCTTCGCCATCGCGTCCCCCTTCGACCGGGCCAAGCGGCTGCGGATGCCGGCGACGTTCGCCGACGTTCCGGCGCCGACGAAGGCCGCACCCGAACGGGGCGAGATCAAGCCTGCCGGCGTGAGCTGTTGA
- a CDS encoding GNAT family N-acetyltransferase, which produces MSTDDWFAAPPLRTARLRLDALRLADAPAFLAALGSPEERDEVVAHLRVPRVSDVRGAGAVIAAALTDADRVAYAQRLADGTFVGTTSFYEIAPGVRALAIGHTWVGRPWWRTFVNTESKLAMLTRAFEGVGAERVVWHTDIRNVRSQEAIARLGAQREGVLAHHRIRMDGSWRDTVQLAMLADDWPAARARLTDRLAAHG; this is translated from the coding sequence GTGAGCACGGACGACTGGTTCGCCGCGCCACCGCTGCGGACCGCCCGGCTGCGGCTCGACGCGCTGCGCCTGGCCGACGCCCCGGCGTTCCTGGCCGCGCTCGGCAGCCCCGAGGAGCGGGACGAGGTGGTGGCCCACCTGCGGGTGCCGCGGGTGAGCGACGTCCGCGGCGCCGGAGCGGTGATTGCGGCCGCGCTGACCGACGCCGACCGGGTCGCCTACGCCCAGCGGCTGGCGGACGGGACGTTCGTCGGGACGACCTCCTTCTACGAGATCGCGCCGGGCGTCCGGGCGCTGGCGATCGGGCACACCTGGGTCGGCCGGCCGTGGTGGCGGACGTTCGTCAACACCGAGTCCAAGCTAGCGATGCTGACCCGGGCCTTCGAGGGGGTGGGCGCGGAGCGGGTCGTCTGGCACACCGACATCCGCAACGTCCGCTCGCAGGAGGCCATCGCCCGGCTCGGGGCACAGCGCGAGGGCGTCCTGGCGCACCACCGGATCCGGATGGACGGGAGCTGGCGCGACACGGTCCAGCTCGCCATGCTCGCCGACGACTGGCCCGCGGCCCGGGCCCGGCTGACGGACCGGCTCGCCGCTCACGGGTGA
- a CDS encoding MurR/RpiR family transcriptional regulator encodes MRVRGALPSLRPAEQRVAEAVLADPAGVSERSITSLARLCRTSETTVLRFCRALGLAGYPELRIALARAAQGEEDDRASGTASDGVIVQTDSMAEMVAKITYADQRSIADTGAAVDVVALQAAVDALAKARRVDVYGVGASALVAQELHGRLHRLGLASGVWADPHAALSSAAGLVSGDVAVGISHTGTTIDVIDALRVARTRGATTIAITNFDRAPIVGQSDIVLTTAARETTFRTGSMSSRVSQLVLVDCLFTGVAMRSYDRSVSALDAARSVLRARHTERHERQTGVGRPGLVPTGGLTVQA; translated from the coding sequence ATCCGCGTCCGGGGGGCTCTGCCCAGCCTGCGGCCGGCCGAGCAACGGGTCGCCGAGGCCGTGCTCGCGGACCCGGCGGGGGTCAGCGAACGTTCCATCACCTCGTTGGCACGGTTGTGCCGCACGTCGGAGACGACCGTGCTGCGCTTCTGCCGGGCCCTCGGCCTGGCCGGCTACCCGGAGCTGCGCATCGCGCTCGCCCGGGCGGCGCAGGGCGAGGAGGACGACCGGGCCTCGGGGACGGCGTCGGACGGCGTGATCGTCCAGACCGACTCGATGGCCGAGATGGTCGCCAAGATCACCTACGCCGACCAGCGCTCGATCGCGGACACTGGTGCGGCCGTCGACGTCGTGGCGCTCCAGGCCGCGGTCGACGCGCTGGCCAAGGCCCGGCGGGTCGACGTCTACGGGGTGGGGGCGAGCGCTCTCGTCGCCCAGGAGCTCCACGGGCGCCTGCACCGGCTCGGGCTGGCGAGCGGCGTCTGGGCCGACCCGCACGCGGCGCTGTCGTCGGCCGCGGGCCTGGTCTCCGGCGACGTGGCGGTCGGCATCTCCCACACGGGGACGACGATCGACGTGATCGACGCGCTCCGCGTCGCCCGGACGCGGGGGGCCACCACGATCGCGATCACCAACTTCGACCGCGCGCCGATCGTGGGCCAGAGCGACATCGTGCTCACCACGGCCGCCCGGGAGACGACGTTCCGGACGGGGTCGATGTCCAGCCGCGTCTCGCAGCTGGTGCTGGTCGACTGCCTCTTCACCGGGGTCGCGATGCGGTCGTACGACCGCTCGGTGTCCGCGCTGGACGCCGCCCGGTCCGTGCTGAGGGCGCGCCACACCGAGCGGCACGAGCGGCAGACCGGCGTCGGGCGCCCGGGCCTCGTCCCCACGGGCGGGCTCACGGTCCAGGCCTAG